The following DNA comes from Deltaproteobacteria bacterium.
CGCGAGGAAGGACGATGAAGCTGCACTACTACCCGGAGACGGACAGCCTCTACATCGAGCTGAGGAGCACGCCGGGTACGGAGACCCGGGAGATCGTCGAAGGTCTCGTGGTCGATCTCGATGAGAAGGGGGATGTCGTCGGGTTCGACATCGACCACGCTTCGCGCAAGCTCGACCTGTCCCGGATCGAAACAATCGCGCTTCCGCCGGCAAGCGCGGTGGAATGAGGAGCGCGCCGGTCGCGAGCCACCAACGCTCGAACGGGCGAACAAGCGGTGGATCGAGCGCCGATAGCTACCCGTTATGGAAAAGCCCTCCGGGGAGTGGGCTCCAAGCCGGCAGGGTGCCACCCATCCTGCCCTGCTCGGCGCCTGCGAGGCGCGCTACGACCTGGTCCAGCGCTACTACCGCCTGAAGGGCCGGCTGCTCGGCCTCGAGCGGCTCTTCGACTACGACCGCTACGCGCCGATCGCCGCCGTCGAGGGCCGGCGCTCCTGGGACTCGGCGCGCCGGGTGGTGCTCGAGGCGTACAGCGACTTCGCGCCCGACATGGCCGGCATCGCCGAGCGCTTCTTCGAGCGGCGCTGGATCGACGCGGAGCTGCGGCCCGGCAAGCGCGGCGGCGCCTTCTCCGCCTCGACGGTGCCGGCGGCGCATCCCTACGTGCTGCTCAACTACACCGGCAACCTGCGCGACGTGATGACGCTGGCCCACGAGCTCGGCCACGGCGTGCACCAGTACCTGGCCCGCGCGCGTGGCCTGTTCCAGCAGGACACGCCGCTCACCACCGCCGAGACGGCGAGCGTGGTCGGCGAGATGCTCGTGTTCCGGCGCCTGCTCCGCGAGGAGCGCGACCCCGCCGTACGCCTGGGCCTGCTGTGCGGAAAGCTCGAGGACGCCTTCGCGCACTTCGTGCACTCGCCGTTCTACTGCTACGCGTACGCGTTCGGCGAGCTGCTGGTGCTGGCGCTGGTGCGCCGCTACGACGAGGAAGGCCCCGCCTTCGCGCCGCGCTACCTGGAGATGCTGGCGGCCGGAGGCTCCGAGTCGCCGCGCGAGGTGGTGGCACGCACCGGGCTCGACATCGCGGACCCCGGCTTCTGGGCGCGCGTGCTGTCGCTGCTCGAGGACCTGCTCGCGCAGGCCGAGCAAGCGGCGGCGGCCCTGGCGCCGTTCTGAGGCCGGGCGCGGCGCTCAGTCCTTGCGAAGCCGGTAGCCGACGCCCCGGATCGGCTCGATCCGAACGCCGCGCGCACCGAGCTTGCTGCGCAGGGACCGCACCACCTGGTCCACCACGTTGCTCGCACTCCCCGACTCGTAGCCCCAGACCCGCCGCAGCAGCTCTTCGCGCGAGACGGCGCGACCCTCGTGCTGCAGGAGATACGAGAGCAGGCCGAACTCGAGCCCGGTGAGCGGCGTCCGCACGCCGTCCACCACCAGCTCGCGCGAGGCGAGATCGACGATGTCCTCGTGCAGGATCTGGAGCTCGTCGGACACCAGCTCGGCGAGCCAGCCGTCGACCGAAGCTGGCCCGAAGTCGAGAACTGCGGTCCGGTAGCGTTCGCCATCCATCGTGACCTCGAGCCGGGGCAGCACCTGGAAGCGCAAGCGCGCCGCTGCTTGCGCGTAGGGATCGAGGTCCCGCACGCCAAGATAGACACGCCGGAGCGCCGGCCGCAGCTCGAGGTACGAACGCTTGATGTCGAGCCAGCACGCAGCCTGGACCGGAGACGGGGCCTCGCCGTGATCGCGGCCGAGCCAGCGCCGGATGAAGAGAACACGCTCCGACGCGGACACGGGCTCCGCACGCAGGTGTCGGCACCAGGCCCGGGTGAGCGGATCCCGCTCCAGCGCACTGTCGGCGACTGCGGAAGGCTCGAACATGCAGTAGAAGCCGGCGGCGGCGCCGTGACTCTCCCGGACGACGTGGAACGCGGCCGGATGGCGCTCGCGCCAGCCGGACAGATGCCGCGCGGCCTCCTCCCCGTCGTGGCGCGCGAGGATCTCCTCGATCGCCGCGCCGTCTTCGTCGCCGGCAGGCTCCACGTGAAGCGCTTGCGCCTCGCTCGGGAAGAAGGCCTCGCGCACGACCGGATTCTCGAGCAGGTAGAGCATGTCTGCCGTGCAGGTCCAGAGCTCCCGGGGCCCGGCGCCGGCGAGCTCCTCTCGCAGCTGCCGCCAGGCAGACTGGCGCGCGGACCGATGGCGTGCGGGATCCGCCATCCGCAGCGACGCGGCGACCGCCTCCCGAACCGCATCGTGGATCCACAGGCCTTCCGGAGAGGGCTCGACGAAGGGGAGCCTCTGCAGACGCTCGTAGGCACCATCCCCGGCTGCCGCCGGGGCGATCGCCTCGAGCAGCGAATGCCGGACCCGGCGCATCACGCAGCACGCTTCGAGCGTCCGGCGCATCGCGGGATCCGCGACGTCCTCGAGATGTGCGCGCGCCAGCTTCTCGAGCACGTGCGGCAGGGTCATCCGCTCGAGGTCCGCGCTCGGGTCCTCGAGGAGGGCGCGCGCCGCGAGCCGCAGGGCGAGCGGGTGGCCCCGTGCGAAGGCCTGGATGCGCGCCGTGGCCCCAGCGGCGATGCCCGCCTGCTCGAGCAAGCGCCGGGCATCGCGATCGTGCAACGGACCCAGGGAGACGCCGCGGAACAGACCGTGCCACGCGGGCGCGGCGAGCCAGGCCGCGACGGGTGGCTGGCGGCCGGCGAGTATCACCCGCGCGTGGTCGGGGAGCGCCGGCAACAGCCGCCGCCGCACCCACGCGTCCATGAGCCGGAACACTTCGTAGGTGTCGAGGACGAGGACGACCCGGCGCGCCAGCGACGCGAGCCGCGCGGCGATCGCCGCGACGGTGGGCTCGGGGGCGGCCGCCGCATCGGCCAGCGCGAGCAGGAGACCCCGCTCGGTCGGCTCGATGGCGCGACAGTCGAGCTCCATCACCAACGCGCCGCGCTCCTGCGCCTCCCCAACGAACGCCGCGAGCAGCGTGGTCTTGCCGACCCCCGCGATGCCGTGCACGTGGGCCACGAGCGGGCCCTCCTCCTCCAGGCACTGGAGCAGGAGGGCCAGCTCGCCGTGGCGGCCGATGAAGCCCTCGCGAGCCCGCCGTTCCAGGCGCTCGCCGAGCGTTCGCGGCGGCGCCGCGACTCGGCCGCTGATCTCAGGCCTCCGCGGCGCCGAGCTTGCGGACGACGTCGCAGGTGAGGATCTTGCCTCCGATCCCCCAGTCGCCCTCCTTCACCTCTTCGACCTTCACCCAGGTGTAGGGTCGCAGGCTCTCGCCTTCGATCGCGACCATCGTCTCGGTGAGCTGTTCGATGATCTTGCGCTTCTGCGCCGCCGAGAAGACGCCCTCGACGGCTTGAACGGTGACGAGCGGCATGGAGACCTCCTCGTTGGGTCGCTGGATTCTAGTCCTGGCGGGAGTACGGTCCACCGGCGGCCAATGAGAAATCGATGAGAATCGCCGCCGGGGCCGGCGCTGGGGCGTCAATCCTCCCCCGCCAGCACTTCGCGCGCCGTCGCCAGCTCCTTGCGCTTCGCCGAGTCCACCTTCGGCCACTCCAGCTTCAGGTCCTCGAGCGCGTCCACCACCGCCGCGGCCACCACCAGCCGCGTGAACCACTTGTGGTCGGCCGGCACCACGTACCACGGCGCGTGCGGCGTCGAGGTATTGCGGATCATGTCCTCGTAGGCGCGCTGGTACTGGTCCCAGTGCGCGCGCTCCTGCACGTCGCCCAGCGCAAACTTCCAGTTCTTCTCGGGTCGGTCGAGGCGCTCCTCGAAGCGCTTGCGCTGCTCGTCCTTCGAGACGTGCAGGAAGAACTTGCGGACCGCGGTGCCGTTGCGCGCGAGGTGCTGCTCGAGCTCGTTGATCGACTGGAAGCGCTCCTCCCAGATGTCCTTGGCGATCAGCTTCGAGGGCAGCTTCTGACGCACCAGCAGCTCCGGGTGCACGCGCACCACCAGCACCTCCTCGTAGTGCGAGCGGTTGAAGATGCCGATGCGCCCGCGCTCCGGCAGCCGCGTGGTGGTGCGCCAGAGGAAGTCGTGGTCGAGCTCCTCGGGCGAGGGCTGCTTGAACGAGTGCACCTGGCAGCCCTGCGGGTTCACGCCGGACATGACGTGCTTGATCGTCGAGTCCTTGCCGGCGGCGTCCATGGCCTGGAACACGAGCAGCAGGGACCAGCGGTCCTGGGCGTAGAGCATCTCCTGGAGCTCCGTGAGACGCTCGATGCCTTGTTCGAGCAGGCCGGCGGCCTGCT
Coding sequences within:
- a CDS encoding DUF2283 domain-containing protein gives rise to the protein MKLHYYPETDSLYIELRSTPGTETREIVEGLVVDLDEKGDVVGFDIDHASRKLDLSRIETIALPPASAVE
- a CDS encoding M3 family metallopeptidase; this translates as MEKPSGEWAPSRQGATHPALLGACEARYDLVQRYYRLKGRLLGLERLFDYDRYAPIAAVEGRRSWDSARRVVLEAYSDFAPDMAGIAERFFERRWIDAELRPGKRGGAFSASTVPAAHPYVLLNYTGNLRDVMTLAHELGHGVHQYLARARGLFQQDTPLTTAETASVVGEMLVFRRLLREERDPAVRLGLLCGKLEDAFAHFVHSPFYCYAYAFGELLVLALVRRYDEEGPAFAPRYLEMLAAGGSESPREVVARTGLDIADPGFWARVLSLLEDLLAQAEQAAAALAPF
- a CDS encoding winged helix-turn-helix domain-containing protein encodes the protein MAHVHGIAGVGKTTLLAAFVGEAQERGALVMELDCRAIEPTERGLLLALADAAAAPEPTVAAIAARLASLARRVVLVLDTYEVFRLMDAWVRRRLLPALPDHARVILAGRQPPVAAWLAAPAWHGLFRGVSLGPLHDRDARRLLEQAGIAAGATARIQAFARGHPLALRLAARALLEDPSADLERMTLPHVLEKLARAHLEDVADPAMRRTLEACCVMRRVRHSLLEAIAPAAAGDGAYERLQRLPFVEPSPEGLWIHDAVREAVAASLRMADPARHRSARQSAWRQLREELAGAGPRELWTCTADMLYLLENPVVREAFFPSEAQALHVEPAGDEDGAAIEEILARHDGEEAARHLSGWRERHPAAFHVVRESHGAAAGFYCMFEPSAVADSALERDPLTRAWCRHLRAEPVSASERVLFIRRWLGRDHGEAPSPVQAACWLDIKRSYLELRPALRRVYLGVRDLDPYAQAAARLRFQVLPRLEVTMDGERYRTAVLDFGPASVDGWLAELVSDELQILHEDIVDLASRELVVDGVRTPLTGLEFGLLSYLLQHEGRAVSREELLRRVWGYESGSASNVVDQVVRSLRSKLGARGVRIEPIRGVGYRLRKD
- a CDS encoding tautomerase family protein, whose amino-acid sequence is MPLVTVQAVEGVFSAAQKRKIIEQLTETMVAIEGESLRPYTWVKVEEVKEGDWGIGGKILTCDVVRKLGAAEA
- a CDS encoding polyphosphate kinase 2 family protein, which encodes MAKQRRNSIVARAGRFADRFRIQDPKRFRLKQVDPGDTWRLRSKEQAAGLLEQGIERLTELQEMLYAQDRWSLLLVFQAMDAAGKDSTIKHVMSGVNPQGCQVHSFKQPSPEELDHDFLWRTTTRLPERGRIGIFNRSHYEEVLVVRVHPELLVRQKLPSKLIAKDIWEERFQSINELEQHLARNGTAVRKFFLHVSKDEQRKRFEERLDRPEKNWKFALGDVQERAHWDQYQRAYEDMIRNTSTPHAPWYVVPADHKWFTRLVVAAAVVDALEDLKLEWPKVDSAKRKELATAREVLAGED